Part of the Panicum virgatum strain AP13 chromosome 4N, P.virgatum_v5, whole genome shotgun sequence genome is shown below.
TTAGCCATCATATAGACGGCACTGACACTGCACTGGCACTAGCACTGACATGTCATATAGACGGTACTGACACTGTCCCgtgccgcctcgccctccgccggccgaaaaGTCGCCACCGCCGGTCCTCTGCCGCCCCCGGCCCCCTCTTCTACGGCCGCCGGCCATTGGAAGCCCCGGCAACCAGAAACCCTAAAGGTCCGCTGCTGCCCTCCActaccccggccgccggcgacctcgccggcggccgctctcCCCACCTCGCACCCCTCACCGGCGCGCTCGTCTCCGCGAGAAAGATGAACAGTGGCGacgcttcttcttcctcctcttccggcGCCATTggtgctctcctcctcctcaggaTCGCTCGCAGCCGTGCGCGCGATGAATAGATTCCCTGGGCCGGCCTGCCTCGCCCGATGCTGCGGTGGAGGTGTGTGTCGGCGACCTCCGCCCATTCCTGGAGCGCAGTGGAGGTTCGTGTCGGCGACCTTTGGGGCGGGCGGATGTGGACGCCGGGGCCGCAGTGGGTGCATGGTGCATAGCCAGCGGATTGAAAGAGGTGAAAGAGACGAGGAGGATGTAGATATATATAGAAGATGATAAAACTCAAGGgctttttttgcatatattcgtGCCATGTGGCGCCACGTCAAGGGGTATGGACCTAACTTCAGGGtgccagatttcgattttgcgattttgtggacctaagtggcacctcGGGACAAGTTCAAGGACCGTTGGTGTATTTAACTCCAATAATATAGTACCAGTGTTCGTTGTTATATTAGAATCAGAGCCAAGCAGAAGAAATAATGtagctttagaaatagaaactGATTATGAGGCATCATTCATTCATGATTCATGTAAGACCATTTGAGATTAACAGTTTCTGTTCCTCAGtgacatttttttttactttcacCTTATATTATCTTAACTTGCTCTGCTGATCATCCTGTGTAAGAaggatttttttcctttttttttcttttattgttTCCACGGATCAAATATTTCTTTTCCTTGACTGTAACTGCAATAGCACATTCTCTGTAGTCAGTATTATATTTCAGCCATGTCCTGATGGTACTGATCTATCCATCCCTGTATGATCTCAACTTCTTGTCTCCTTTGTTCTATAACCCAGTCAGGATCACCCTTCGTTGCCGATCTTAAGTCCAAATGATGAGCCCCTGATCACCATGACAAGTAATTGCTGATAAGTGAATAGGAATAAAAATGCTACTATAGTCTTACAATTATTTTCTTCACCTTCTTGCTCACCTTTCTCTGTGACAAGGGCAATAATGCTGGATgagatgttcttgagcaccctGGTTGCAACACAATGTTATATGGAAGACTCAAACTATCACAGAGTAATGGTCAGACAGCAAAGAAAATGTCAGATAGACCCACCCGCCTCGACTCCATGGATCTCGCATTCCATTGGAGAAAATAATGTTGCTcccaaatctcttgagcaccttatcaattttctgcagaaaaaatgTGCAATGCAGAACCAGATGAGCCACTTGGTATATACCAGCAATTGTTTCCACTGAGGATTCATATGTGCACACTGAAACTGTGAAGAAACACTTACATATCCACCATATTCGGTGGTGATCCAATGCGGCCTCGGCCGAACCCCCCAGCTCTGAAGGCATTCATCTGACCTGTCATCATAACTGAAATTGGATGGTGGGAACATGCTTTCATTGGAGATTGTCATTGGCATGATCATCTCGGTGCAAGCCTACACAGGAGTATGTCAACAATCCGAGATTTTTCACTAACATGGTACTAATTATCTTTCAGATTTTACCTGCCATTGCCAGCCACCAAGGCCATGTGGATCGTCTTCATCCTCTATCGGATTGCAAGTCAGGTTTCCTGTGTAGTTGTAGTACAAACTGGCCGCTGCGAATGCCTTTTCCAGAATGTCTGTGTTCGCGGGGTACCCATCGATGATCTTGCACATCTGCAGAAGTTTTCATGAGAAATTACATGATAAGTAGAACTGAAGTGGATTATTGTCAATACAAGGTTCAGTTTGGCACACGGTTCTGAAATATCATGTTCAGAAGAACTAAAGAATAGTTCTTGCAGTTCAGATTGGCAATTCTAAGACACTTTCAGCTGTGATTAATTTGGTTGAAATGGGAGAATTGGTTGGAGAATGTGGGTAAAAATGGACAACCTCCTTGACGGGGTAGGCAGGTAGATTCTCTAGGAAATTGGCCGGGGTTGGATAGTCCACCATGGCAGTGTAGGTGAATGCTGTCCACAGCCAGTTTCGGATCGAATAAGAATACTTCACAGTCCTGAAAATTGAGTGAGGAAAGAAACAAATTTGAGCTGTAGCATTACAAAGCTATATACTGGTAGGGCCTAAAAAGAAGGTACACCATTTGTGCTCATCAGCTGAGCATCTATGTCAAGTTGAGCTGTGTACACACCCGCCAGTCTTATTTATCCAACGAGGTCTAGGCCACTAGAAAACATATGCTTGCTTTATGTATGCATGATGCGATTacaaattacaaaaaaaataaaaaaattatcctGTGTATATTTTCCATCCCTTGAATTCATGGAGTCTCAAGAGATGCCTGTACATTCTCTCATTTCTTGCCTAAATGCTTGACTAATGCTTGATTTACTTGCACTCCACACAGCACATTCAGGAGTTACATGCATTTACTCAATCATTACTTGCAAGAAACCAGTAATTCTGCTTCCATTCCCTGACATGATCAAGACGAGTTTGAGCTTAGAACGAACTTACTTGCAGGCTTTGAATAGTTTACTGAGCTCCAGGAGCCCTTTGTCATTGGCCCCTCTCTCATCCAGCACATCCCAAGTTGCCTTGATGACGCTGAAGCAGTTCAAACTCTCAGACTGCAAACATTAGTTGcaagctgcaatcattcaacaTCGTAAAAAAATGGCATCTTTTATAGCTTGGGACAAACAAAGCACCAATATAACCGGACAAAGATGTCACCAGCGTGAGAGCCATTCGGTCTGCTTTTTACCTTGTTTAGTCATGGAATGCTAGGGAAGGCAGGTTCCGTTTTTAGAAAAGCATTCATGTGTTTCCAAAAGAAAAAGGTGTGGATGGtaactggtgctgatttgttacgagagaaaaagtactgctggctggtggctggtgctgttttggtgtgagaggaaaatactgctggctaaTTGGTTGACAAACCAAGCAAATAGAGTGAATACATTGCAGCTACCTATTGCAAGTAAACTTCAGAAGTTATATAATTCGGATGTGCGGTTAAGTATCGCAATCGAGCTCATAAAACACTAAGCAATCAGTCATGGACTCATGAGGACCTGATCTATATCAGCATTATTGGCAGTTGGCAATGTGACATTTCAATCACAGAATTAATAAGTTGCATGACCATGATCAGCACTGGGCGACGGACAAGGAGTAAGGTGTCAAGTGCAGCTAACCAACTGAAACGCTGAACTTTATTGGTCCTGTAGCACCTGCAGGAAAGACCGAAAGACATGCTAGCCGATGTGTCCTTGCTTGAGATCAGTGCTATTGATTCAGAGCCGACACCATCGGTTAGCAGAGTACTGTCGTGGACTCATATGTCAAAAGGTGTTGGGTTTGCCATATACGCTGCTCATCTGGGCCATTGTGCATAGTATATTCGATAAATGTTTCTGCTCAGACAATTGTAAGTTCGTCACCGAACCCAGATAGACATGAAACTAATCATACATATCCTTCCACAGCAATCCAAAACTTAATTCTCAGATGAGAGTAATTATTTGCCCAAAGGAGTATAATAATACTGTTTTTAACAAACTATAATAATACTGTCTGTTATCAATCATTAGTATACCTTGTAGTCTTGCGAGACGGCATCGTAGAAGCTGCTCCACGGTGTTATGTAGTCGAACTGCAGGATTGGCGCCGAGGATGCCAGAGCCCCAATGGCGACGTGGGGGTACTTGAGCCTGAACCATGAAGCCAACACTGCAAACAAAAGGCATCAGTCAAGCACACCCATAAACAAAGTGATCGAGTTCAATTAGCTCATCACCACGTCCTAATCGGACACACAAAAGGACAATACAACACGGCCGGCAAGAAAGTAAAATAATAGCAGTGATGGCTGATCTTTCGAGGATAAGTCGACAGATCCAGATCCGCGTCGCAAGGAACGTGACAGGTACATGTTCACCATGTGCATTCCTTGCAAGGGATTCCATGGTTGGCTGTACCCTGTCAAGAATGGTCTAGGCTGACTTACTGCCGCCGTAGGAGCCGCCGAAGACGACGACCGGGGCGTCCTCGGCGGAGAGGTTGTGCTTCAGGCTTCTAATGAGGATGGCGAAGTCGGCGAGCGCCTGCGTTGACGTCAGGTAGCCCAGCGTCTTGGCAGAATTGTACGAGTCGTTGCCGAACGGCTTCGACTCCCCGTAGAACCGATGCTGATCATCAATGGCCACAGAGCAACATTTCATCATCAAGCTTAGTTACAGTTCAACCATTGCTCAAACCGTTATAAAAAGGCAATTGCACTGTTCAGATGAGCTGAATAGCTAGTGCTTGCGTGATGCTGGATCAGTGTGATGTTTTTCTGAcggtttctttttttctctccagtTTCTTGTATCTGACAAGGCAATGTTAACGTCAGGAAACTGGAAAAGGGTGTGTTTCGTGCGTCGACAGGGTTGGTTTGAGTGTCAGTATGAGAATCGTGTTATTGATTGACAGCGAAAGATAAGTCTCGGCAGATGAGAACTTTTGACTGTGTTATCATATCAGCATCCTAACATCCTTTGTACCTCGATGAAGACGAGGAGGGCGCCGAACTTGGGCGCGATGTCGAACATGAACCCGGTGTTGGTGGCGAACCACTCGATGTCGCCCTCGTTGCCGGTGTACACGAACAGCGGCCCGGCGGCGCCTTTGCCGCCGGTGGGCCTCCGCCAGAAGGTGTCGTTGACGAGGTACCTCTGGTGGAAGAGCATGGACGCGTTGGGCGTGAAGGTGAAGTGGTCCAGCTCCTGCGGGAAGTAGTGCGCCGTGAACGGCTTCGCTGCCGTGCCGTCGCTGGCGCTGGCGCCATCGGCGGCGACGTGCTTGGCAGCGGACGAGCCGGCCCGCGCCCGCTGCTGCCGGAGAGCCTGCAGGTGCAGAGGAGTGACGGCCGGGAACGGCGCTTTGGGGTTGGAGGAGCGCGATGCTGTGGCTGTGGCCGGTGAGAAGGCCGCGAGGAGCAGCAGGAGCTGCAAGAAGGCGAGAAGTGGAGGGGCTGACGAGGCAGCTGCCGCCATTGGTGCCCGCGCTCTgtttctctatctctctctgtCTCGTCAGTCTCCGTGCTGTTTAATATCAAGGCACACACGGACGGGTGAGGCGTCGTTAATTTGCTGACGGTTTGCCTCGTCGAGGTTTTTTGCGTTTGGCCTGGTGCCATGAGcaaagtttggaaatttggtGGCAGTTATGGTCATGCCCGGATTGGCACGAAATGGTTTGTCAACCGTCAGCTTGGACCGTGTCGCGTTCTTGTTCTTGCTTACGCCGCGCTGTTAGAAATGATTCCATAGGTGCGAATCCACTGCGCCTTAATAAGTTACTCCTATATTCCCATCGATCCATCCGAAACGGCACTGGATTTTAAAGAATTTTTGCATAATATAATAGAAGTTGAGATACGATATAGaattagaaaaaaatatagTTTACACCCTCGACCTACCAAAAAATATCGATTTTTAACCTTGAACTACTAAACCGAATAAGGAAGGTCATCCAACAGTGAAAACGGATAAagatggttttgtatttttaaaaaaGATAAGATTTTAATTATatctaaaaattaaaaataatttattttaaatcagaaTGATATAAAACGAGTACtaatttttttcgaaaaatgtAACGTATCTATTATTGATCTATTTGAAtcaaaataataggcataactacaaGCAGACAAATACtagaaatataaaaaattaaatatgaatAACTAAGAATAAGAGTTCCATTAGATAAgctgcatttttttttaaaaatgatactagtttcatatttttatgatttaaaataaattactgATAAAtcgttttagtttaattttaaatattttaa
Proteins encoded:
- the LOC120671349 gene encoding lysosomal Pro-X carboxypeptidase-like; the protein is MAAAASSAPPLLAFLQLLLLLAAFSPATATASRSSNPKAPFPAVTPLHLQALRQQRARAGSSAAKHVAADGASASDGTAAKPFTAHYFPQELDHFTFTPNASMLFHQRYLVNDTFWRRPTGGKGAAGPLFVYTGNEGDIEWFATNTGFMFDIAPKFGALLVFIEHRFYGESKPFGNDSYNSAKTLGYLTSTQALADFAILIRSLKHNLSAEDAPVVVFGGSYGGMLASWFRLKYPHVAIGALASSAPILQFDYITPWSSFYDAVSQDYKSESLNCFSVIKATWDVLDERGANDKGLLELSKLFKACKTVKYSYSIRNWLWTAFTYTAMVDYPTPANFLENLPAYPVKEMCKIIDGYPANTDILEKAFAAASLYYNYTGNLTCNPIEDEDDPHGLGGWQWQACTEMIMPMTISNESMFPPSNFSYDDRSDECLQSWGVRPRPHWITTEYGGYKIDKVLKRFGSNIIFSNGMRDPWSRGGVLKNISSSIIALVTEKGAHHLDLRSATKGDPDWVIEQRRQEVEIIQGWIDQYHQDMAEI